AAATTCGATCAAACCATAGTGGTCCGTGTCCTCCGGGGCAACGTTGCCAGATCCGTAGCAGAAGTTACCCCAGGCTCTTTGCATTCCCCTCATCTTTTTACATTCTCCtcccttcttctcttcctatCTAAACACACTCTTCTTCCATCGCAAGATGCGCCACCCTTAACGGGATCAGCATAGTCCCTCGGCTTGCTCAACGTCATCAGTGGTCACAGCTTCGATCGTGCAAACTCTCCGAGCGCATTCCATCTCTCAATAGAATCAAACAGATTCAGCATCTTTGACACGCGGGTCGTCTTATCTCCTCAAATAAGGCACTTCTACTCTTCGCTAGTTCTGTCTACCTGACCTGTTCCATCGCCCTCGTTCCTCCGTTCACCTCGAAATCTCGCCTGTGCAATTCGGGCACAGAACTTCCTCAAAATTGTTGACGAGACCCACGATCACCGTGCGCACCCGCTTGCAAATAGACATTTGGAGAGGAAAGATTAGAGTGGTGAGTAGCGCAAATTTTCTGTCGAGTTTTCCTCGTCCTGAACGCGACTGGGCTGATACCTGGATAATTCTCCAGACACAATTGCGATCACGCGACTGCATTTGATTTTCGACTCACTTTTTCTTCGTgaacacttttttttttgcttgaaAGGTGCCTGGTGATCTACGCGCGCCAGCGAAGCCagctaaaaaaaagattCGTTCAAGTATTTGACGCCAACCTGAGGTACGTACAAGTCCACTAGTTCTCGGTCGCTTTACTTTCCCTACATCTTGGACAATTGCTCCTCCATGGCGCTATTTGCCTACATGTTATTTCCAATTTTCTCTTCTATGTGGGCATCTCTCACTCTTCCCTTACTTCCCTTGCAACCGTACTTCACATCCACGTCCCTCGGAGTTGCGCACAGCTTTTCTCTTGGCTGAGGGGGGGATTTTACTATCCCCACTTCTGGACCCTCTCGCAAGAGGGGCCGAGGACATGCATATCTGCACACTCTCCGCTTTCATCCTACAGCTCTTGGTCATGCCACACCTACATGTGCTTATATTCTCCTTGACTTGTGCCTTTCCCCCTCTATTTTACTATCTGGCTTCAAGATGTGAACAACCGCTGACTTCAACATAGCCGGAATTGAACATAGCGCATACACCTGGTCATCCGTCATCCCTCTCAAGACAAGAGATCAACCCTTTACCCCAACCTCATCGAGCGCGTGTAACAAAGACAGGTGCTTTGTCGCATGTGTTCAATTATTTTTTGAACCAAGAGAGATTTTTACAGTACAGATTTGCCATTAACAAAGATCTTACAGGTCAGTGAATTACAGCTCATTCCTCCATGGCTTCGGGCTATTCCTTGATCAGATAGCCCCGCTCTGGTTGTGTTGCTTTACTGGGTGTCAAGTGGTGCTCATGGTGACACAGTCTGCAGGGAATGATCACGTTTGTTACACGTATTACACTGGGAATCCCATACTAACCTCGCTACAGTGTTTCTTTCACCAGAATGGCAGCGCCATCTAACAAACCAACCTCGATGGCTCAGGCATCTACCCCACCCGCTGCGGCGGCAGCGTCTGCCATCTTCGAGAAGACTCACCCAGGCGTGCGCCGTTCCACCCCAGACTCGGATGCATTGGCCTCCTCTGATGATGATGGAGAGCATGGAACACAAGCCCAGAACATTATCCCCCCTACCACCAGGCCACCCGTCCGTCGCACCTCGTGGTTGAACGAAGTGCCTCTTTCCGCTCAGCGTAAACATTCGCTGCCTGGAGGTCACCTTTCTTCCGCCCCATCAAACCCTACAAGCCCTGCTAATGATCAAGCGCCATGGGCAACGACGGCGAGCTCAGGTCTTGCCGGATCTTTCAATTGGAATCAACCCGGAGGAAGTGCCTTTTCTTGGGGCACAGGCACAGGGATCTGGAACACTGAATCCCGTAAGGAACCACCTTCTCGCTTGGCAGAAATGGTGTCTTCTCCGACTATGACCAATCCCCTTCCTTTGGGGGGCAACATGTCAGACGAAATGTTGAGCCCAATCACCCGTACCATCTCTGGTGAATCCGCTATCCCATTCTCCATTCCATTACAACCAACCCTCAAAACGTACCGCTCTCAGTCATATTCTGTGGGCCAGATGGACCCTGAGTTCCTCGGCCTCGCGACTAGCAAGCCCGGTGCAGGTCCTGCTACCGGTGCACATTACCCAGGAAGTCGCTCTCGCGGCCCGGGCCAAATGTCTGCTGTTCAGCCTCGAGCATCACGTCCTAGTATGCTCGGTGAATTAGGATACGATACTGCAATGCTCGGTCGAGTTcgcgaggatgatgatggtgACGAGAGTTTCAACGACTCGGAGAGCGACATGAGCTACTCGGCGAGTCAGGCTCGGCAGATCGAGCAGTTGGCGCGCGAGAACGCACTCTTACGGCAAGCAGCAGCGGCAGGTCAAATGGATAATAGATACCGTGAGCGTGCTGGATCAGCTGCATCAATAGGAGGTGGTCATTCACTGCATCGCATCCGAGGTGGTGTTCCAGGGGGAGATCTGGCTGGGGAGGATCTAAATGAATTGCGTGATATTACCGGGTACAACAACATGCGTGGCAATTCTCGTCGCCGCTTCTCTGAGCATTTGGCGCATCCGGAAGCGCAATTTTCGTCCTTCGCCTCCCCGCTGGAAAATCGTGCTCTAGAGAACGTCCGCAAGGCTCATTGGCAAACGTCTCTAGGCTTCGGCGGTATGCCTGACATGCCTCAAAGTCGCCGACACTCTTTTGCCGAGATTCCGATGCGTTATGGCTCAATCAGTTCTGTGGACTCGCACTCGACCGCTACTCCTCGCGCAAGTATGGGGGATCGTGATGACGGCTATGGTAACCTTAGTGACTATTCCAACCGTGAGTCTATTTACTTGCAACATCCTTTTGCTGTCTCTTAAAGCTAATACCTTCTGCAGAACCTTACTACTCCCGTGAACAGACCTTGCGTGGAGATGGCTCCTCGGGTATCCCGCAATCTCTCAGCCAATATGCCATGTCGAATGCATATGGTCGTCAGCCATCCGCATTGTCCCACGCTCATCAAAATCAGCTTTTGTACATTGTCGCCTTCAAATGCAGCCGTGCAGACGTGTTCTACATCCAAGAAGACACCGGTCTTCAAGTGAAAACCGGTGATCTAGTCATTGTGGAGGCGGATCGAGGAACAGATCTGGGTACCGTCATTCATGCAAACATATCGCTCCAACAGGCACGGGAGTTAAAGCAGCATTATGCAGAAGAGCACTACAAAACCCTGATGATTTTCTCTAGACACGGCCAGCCTGAGGGGTCCACCCTCGCCAACCCCAACTCGGGCTTGAACACTCGAAGTACCACAGGTGGCATGGGTCCCCATGGTCCTCACAGTGCGCAGGAACCTGCGACAGACATCAAACCAAAGCTCATCAAGCGGTTGGCACAGCAACATGAAGTTCTAACTTTGCACGATAAGGAAGGAAATGAGGCTAAAGCCAAGCGGGTCTGCCAGCAGAAAGTGGTTGAGCATCGGCTTAATATGGAGATCCTCGATGCCGAATTCCAAATGTAAATCTACTTGGTTCCGATTGCTGTCCGTGTTGGTTGAACTGACTGTTATGCAGGGACTGGAAAAAACTCACTTTCTACTACTTTGCTGATTCGTACATCAACTTCAACTCACTTGTAACTGACCTGTTCAAGATCTACAAAACTCGCATCTGGATGTCAGCTATCAACCCAGCCTCGTTTGTCACGCCCCCTACCGCTGGCCTGTCAGGTCCTGGCACCATGCCCAACCCCCTTTATGGCCAGGAAGCAGATCGTCGCCACCAACTTGAGAGCAGGTCTTATGCCGGATCGCGAGAGACTGTGGACTCAGGACGAGAGATGCCAACCCCCGTGGGCATGCTTCACACATCCTACGGAGAGTCCTACCAGCCCTTTTCTCAGACATCCCGTCACTTAGAAGGGCCCGCTCATTCGGATTTCTTTGCCCCGCAGCCATCAAGCTTCGGGCATGCAGATTCATTCGAATGTTCCGGCAACATCGGCGGCTCTAATGGCTCTGCCCGTGTACACTCAGCGCAAGGCGAATGGATCAACAGGTTCCAGGGCCTATCGCTCAACTCCTAAATTCCCTTTCATCCCTTCACCTTCAATACCCCTACTCCTCCTCACCTATCTCTGTACACTCGTCTGCCTCTGCCCTCCTATTGCCTATTTGCGTCCTGTCCCATGACTCGGGGCTTATCTTTGTGGGGAAAGAGAGTCCCTATGAACCTAGATTTGACCagctttgcttttttctccttttctcttttccaaCCCAGATACTTTGTTAAtttctcctttttctttaaattttttccctttttctccAAGAACACTTTCCGCCATGTGGACGCGGttggtggggggggggagggggttcTCTCTGTTATGTTGACCCTGAGCTCTGTTTCATCATACTTTTATCATGGTCCCATTCCTCACTTTTGCTTGGGTTTCTGAGGTCTTGTTCCCTTGTACTACTGTTGTTAGAATTCATACCCAGGGCTTGCTGCTCTACTGGAAACAccccccctctccccccccccccattctGTCGTTACCGCCTCTGTCTCGTCATAGATCTGTTTCTGCGTGACGAATTATGTCTTCCATAATCAGAACTATCTCTATCTACAAATGAATGTCTGCGTTGTTCGTTTTAACTGAAGTTAAGTTGAATCCTTGGTTTGAGATTCTCGagtctttgtttttttttcctgcgTTGATAATTTCTTATCAAATAAAAGTTGTACACAGGTTGGGAGGGGTTGAAGCTTTCGGTTAACAGATAGTAAAAATATAAATATGAGTTCCATACAGCTCCGACGGGGAGATTTGGGGTCTTCTTTCTTGTACTTCGCTTTCTCCTTCGTACGTTGTCTAGAATGAGATGCGAACACAGTTTGAAGAAGGAATAGCCATCTAGGCTGATATCAAGGGCCGTTGGATATTCTCCCTTCACTGCGACCCTCGATGGCTTGCAGAGACGGCATGTATCACGTACATAGTTCTCTTACTGGGACCTGAATCGATAACCACGGACCGGTATCTTGAGGTTTCTCCCAATCAGGACTGAGCTCGCACGATGCATTTCCACCACCCGAGCTGCCAGTAATCGTAGATGCCGACAGGCTAGACCGACAACAGGCGAGAACATGGGAAAGCCTCGGCATGACCCGACCACCTACTCCCCGCAGCTAGCAACGCTCGAATAGCAAACAGAACCAAAGTCCGACATGCTTCAGGATAGAGATACTACCACAATCAACACCACACCAAATCCAGGGGGAAAACGAATGGGGACTCACCTGGAGCCCTCACGCCCACTTATCATGTTTCCCACGAACCTTTACATCCAACAAAACTTCATGGAAATTCCCCTCCCTCCTGCCCTTCCTCAACTTCCTCACCTCCTCCTCATCTAAACCTCTCCCAACAATCCCCTCAAGCTCCTTCTTACTAATCTTTTCGTACGCCTTACTCTCCTTCGACGCACGCAGCTTCGGTTTGAACCTCGCCTGCATGCGCACGCGCACCGTCGTCTCAAAAGAAATCGTATTCGCGTCTCCGCGGATCTCAACGCCAGAAGCGGCTTTAGAATTCTCTTTTATCGAGAGGAAAGACTCGCCGTCGCCGCCGTGTGTCTGGAGTGAGAATGTACCCGAGACTTCGGGGGAGGGGATCACGAGGAAGGATTCATAGTGGCTGACTGCCGAGGCGGTTGCAGTGAAGAGGCCGTGTGTGTCTGAGGAGAGGTATCTGGTTGGAGGGGGTGGTTAGTTGAGTTggatttttttaaaaaaaaaatttcaaaagaCAGAGAATGGGAATGGAAATAGGAATAGGAATAGGAATAGGAATAGGACTTGTGACAATGTGGATATGCGCGACAAAACACAGTCTAATGTATGGAGTACTTACTTCCCATGATGTCCCTTGAAACTAAACGACTCCGTCCCCGCCACCCGCGACGCAACCCACACCTGTCGCACATCGTGCGGTTCTGCCGTGCTTGGGTCTCCGTCGATGAGGTTCTCGAGTTTGCTAGCGAAGACCTGGCCGTTGGCGTCGCTGGCAACGCAGGTTGGGTCGTCTGAGGGCAGGACTAGGACTACTGGGCCGGCGATGTCGCTTGGGGAGTCGGCGGAGACCCAGCTTTGGTCTTCTGGGTTGTCTTCTGGTTCGGGGTCGGTTTTGCGCGATTTAGCGGTTGGGGCTTCGTTGTCAGTAGTGCGCGTCTTGCGTTTCTTTGGCTTGTCGCCTTTAAATGTTAGGGGTTTCACCATGGTGATTAGTTTTGGGTGGTTGTTGGAGCTTCGGTGGAGAGGTTGCGGCGGGAGAGGCTTGGCTTGGCTGACGGAGTCCGTCCGTATCTGGacttttcttgattttcatGTTCTTTGGGTATCTCATTATGTGATATCACTGGTCAGATTTGAGATCAATTGATCTCAAAAGTACCTTTGGTGGTCTATCAAGGTCCTCACTTTCAACAACCTATAAAAGAAAGAAGCCTACTGTTCCAGGAAGAGAACCAAGTCTATCCACCATTCTCTGTGAACATCCACTTTGCAAGATGGACTTCACAGTAAAATTCACATCTAATCGAAAGGCAATGGCAGCCTTGATAGCAGACTTGTTACGCCTCGCCTCAAGACACTCCTTTCACTGATCAATCCTGTGCACCTTGCCCACAATGCCATCGACCTTTACCTTGCCCGGGTCAAGATAGTCAATAGCAGCAGGGAACTTGTAGGTCTCAGAGGAACTACCAAGGGTAGTGATTTCATCGCCAACTGTGTAGAAAGTCAGCAAATCACCCAAACTCAAGAGAAAGCGAACAAGAAAACTCACAGATCTTGGCCGGCGACTACGACACCCGAATATCTTTGGAATACACGCCGTACACCACCAGCTTACCGCCACGTCGAACATAGTTAATCGAATCCTCAAGAATCTTCTGACTACTAGTAGCCTCAACAACAATATCGAATCAATACGGGTTCTCAGCCTTGAGAGCATTGAGTTGAGCCTGAGAACTGCCACGAAACAGCTCAATGTACTTATCGCCAGCATCAAGTTTCCGAACCATTTCCATTCTCAGTCCCCCAGGAGCAACGACCATGGCATTGCAACACCCGTTCTGACGCAGCATCGGAGCCAACACCAGACCAGTAGGACCAGCGCCGAAGATCAACACGGACGAGCCCATCTTCGGGGCGATCTTGTCCAAACCGTGGGCGGTACAAGAGGCGGGCTCGAGAGGAGTTGCGTCGATGTCGGAAAGGTTTTTGATCTTGAAGACTCTGCCAGCAGAAAAGAAATCTCAAATCAGCCTCGAGAGACCAGCAGGAGATTGAGATGCTCTACTTACCAGGGTAGGCGCAGTAACAAGCGAAACCGCCGTTCATCGTCACACCGTGGGCTTCGAAATGCTCACAAAACAGCTCATCGCCATGGCAGCAGTAGAAGCATATTCCGCACAGCTCGGAGTTATCAGCGATGACTCGCTCGCCGATCTCGAAGTCTTTTTGACCTTGGGCCCAATGGCGGCGACCACGCCGACGGTCTCATGGCCGGGAATCAGAGGGAACTATAGACCGGTCACTACATCAATGCATGATGAGTGCTTGATATGGTTGAGATACCATACCTTGGTAATGAATTCACCCTCGGGGATGTGCAGGTCGGTGCCACAGACACCACACACCTTGACCTTGATCTGAAGAGGCTTTCGTCAGTCCGCTGTCCCGCGAATTCGGTGGATCCTTTTGTACCAGAACGTCGTTCGCGCAGATTCCAGGCACGGGACCTCCACGATCTTGTGAAGATTGGGCTCTGAGTACTGCAGAGCACGCATGGTCCTGGGAATGGAGGTGGCCATGATCAATTTGTCatgagaaaagagaagagaaaggcTGATCAGAGGCCAAAAGCTTTTAGAATGGAAAGAGGGAGAAGCAAGATGATCAAAGCAATATCAACAGCTTATgaaagaggggggggggggggggggctctTCTCAAACCGTCTTACCCAAATCGCCCCATGCGATATTCGGACGCCCTCCTTCACCAGTTATGGATCTTATACAGATCTTGACTAGTCTTGATTGGCCTTCAATGTGTCATTGTAATGGCGACTATCACTCAAATTGCTTCAATGGATGTCTTGGACATCTTGCAACTGGCCTCACTCACCACCTAGACATCCAAAACACTGGGTACCTGTCAACACCAATATCTCGGAAATACTAAATCCCAATCGACTTATCTTTCCAGCCCCATCTTTTGATGCTGATTGACAAACTCGTCAAACAGCTTGTGAAGCCCTGAGTTGCTCAACGGGACCTTGTCATCTTCCTGATCCATAAAGCACACTGTGGGATTCGAATGGCATAGCCAGCATGAACCCCAGCTCAGATTCCATTAAAAGTGAGCCATCTTTTGGAGTAGTCAGAGGGATTCTCATGGTGGTTGCCATCTTGCCATGTCGTGTGAGACGATGATCTAGGTCTGGTTGTTAATCAATCGGACAATTGGCAGACATAGGATGCCTAGGATGTGTTCGTATCGCTAGAATGGGGCTTCCAGGTTTATACATTCATCGTTAGATGCAAAGAAAAGGACGTACGTCTGTTTGTGGGTCATCCGCGGAGGTTGCCTGGCGGTCATGACTCGACAATAGTCGAAACGCACCGCACTCCCAGTATCCGGTGCCAATAGGAAATAAATTCTTCTGCTTTGAAATATTTGGCCCAGGT
The nucleotide sequence above comes from Penicillium digitatum chromosome 1, complete sequence. Encoded proteins:
- a CDS encoding PSP1, C-terminal gives rise to the protein MAAPSNKPTSMAQASTPPAAAAASAIFEKTHPGVRRSTPDSDALASSDDDGEHGTQAQNIIPPTTRPPVRRTSWLNEVPLSAQRKHSLPGGHLSSAPSNPTSPANDQAPWATTASSGLAGSFNWNQPGGSAFSWGTGTGIWNTESRKEPPSRLAEMVSSPTMTNPLPLGGNMSDEMLSPITRTISGESAIPFSIPLQPTLKTYRSQSYSVGQMDPEFLGLATSKPGAGPATGAHYPGSRSRGPGQMSAVQPRASRPSMLGELGYDTAMLGRVREDDDGDESFNDSESDMSYSASQARQIEQLARENALLRQAAAAGQMDNRYRERAGSAASIGGGHSLHRIRGGVPGGDLAGEDLNELRDITGYNNMRGNSRRRFSEHLAHPEAQFSSFASPLENRALENVRKAHWQTSLGFGGMPDMPQSRRHSFAEIPMRYGSISSVDSHSTATPRASMGDRDDGYGNLSDYSNQPYYSREQTLRGDGSSGIPQSLSQYAMSNAYGRQPSALSHAHQNQLLYIVAFKCSRADVFYIQEDTGLQVKTGDLVIVEADRGTDLGTVIHANISLQQARELKQHYAEEHYKTLMIFSRHGQPEGSTLANPNSGLNTRSTTGGMGPHGPHSAQEPATDIKPKLIKRLAQQHEVLTLHDKEGNEAKAKRVCQQKVVEHRLNMEILDAEFQMDWKKLTFYYFADSYINFNSLVTDLFKIYKTRIWMSAINPASFVTPPTAGLSGPGTMPNPLYGQEADRRHQLESRSYAGSRETVDSGREMPTPVGMLHTSYGESYQPFSQTSRHLEGPAHSDFFAPQPSSFGHADSFECSGNIGGSNGSARVHSAQGEWINRFQGLSLNS
- a CDS encoding Actin cross-linking — protein: MVKPLTFKGDKPKKRKTRTTDNEAPTAKSRKTDPEPEDNPEDQSWVSADSPSDIAGPVVLVLPSDDPTCVASDANGQVFASKLENLIDGDPSTAEPHDVRQVWVASRVAGTESFSFKGHHGKYLSSDTHGLFTATASAVSHYESFLVIPSPEVSGTFSLQTHGGDGESFLSIKENSKAASGVEIRGDANTISFETTVRVRMQARFKPKLRASKESKAYEKISKKELEGIVGRGLDEEEVRKFVGNMISGREGSSISILKHVGLWFCLLFERC
- a CDS encoding Polyketide synthase, enoylreductase, which translates into the protein MGRFGAQSSQDRGGPVPGICANDVLIKVKVCGVCGTDLHIPEGEFITKFPLIPGHETVGVVAAIGPKVKKTSRSASESSLITPSCAEYASTAAMAMSCFIKNLSDIDATPLEPASCTAHGLDKIAPKMGSSVLIFGAGPTGLVLAPMLRQNGCCNAMVVAPGGLRMEMVRKLDAGDKYIELFRGSSQAQLNALKAENPY